A window of Mytilus edulis chromosome 10, xbMytEdul2.2, whole genome shotgun sequence contains these coding sequences:
- the LOC139492518 gene encoding neuropeptide CCHamide-1 receptor-like, with amino-acid sequence MFNTTISNFNLTRNYSQFDWNKTRNLETFSNLESVLIPITFSMIFLFGIIGNGVLLSYMVRRRRMTSPHNIYVINLAVGDLLMLTVSMPFMSTIFTFETWPYGDIVCKLSEFFHTLCCSVTVCMLTALSIERYIIASGRCSEHRNSMAIIAVFVIWVYSFMFAIPDLVSANLYEDPGYEVCVLYRHSWGEAYAKTMTIQKLIFLFIVPVMTSFLCYTATLIRLLQVSSNSSTVQIDTAREDGKKMHLIILIFILMIVFIFSWLPRRIYLMWYYFDPSPYDNFWHLMKLTGFCLMYANSAFNPLVFFVLDRDFRKFSISCCHKCRTQQYSTVDSANAKNGQTMMLTGLTPIDEIGSMV; translated from the coding sequence atgttcaaTACAACAATTAGCAACTTTAACTTGACACGCAATTATTCACAGTTTGACTGgaacaaaacaagaaatttagAAACATTTTCAAATCTGGAATCAGTACTTATACCAATAACTTTCTCGATGATATTTTTGTTTGGAATAATTGGAAATGGAGTACTTTTATCATACATGGTACGTAGGAGGAGAATGACGTCACCTCACAACATATACGTCATCAACCTTGCAGTTGGAGATTTGTTAATGCTAACTGTTTCTATGCCTTTTATGTCaactatttttacttttgaaacGTGGCCTTATGGGGACATCGTTTGTAAATTAAGTGAATTCTTCCATACTTTGTGTTGCTCGGTAACAGTATGTATGTTGACAGCTCTCAGCATTGAACGGTACATTATTGCATCCGGTAGATGTTCGGAACACCGAAACAGTATGGCAATAATCGCTGTATTTGTTATCTGGGTATACTCCTTTATGTTTGCCATTCCTGATCTTGTGTCAGCAAATCTGTACGAAGACCCTGGCTATGAAGTGTGCGTTCTGTACAGACATTCGTGGGGCGAAGCCTATGCTAAAACTATGACAATTCAGAAACTTATCTTTTTATTCATTGTTCCAGTTATGACTTCTTTTCTCTGCTATACGGCAACTCTAATCAGACTTTTACAAGTATCCtctaattcatccactgtacagaTCGACACTGCTAGAGAAGACGGCAAAAAAATGCACTTAATAATCCTGATATTTATACTAATGATTGTTTTTATATTCAGCTGGTTGCCGAGGAGAATATATTTGATGTGGTACTACTTTGATCCTTCGCCTTATGACAATTTTTGGCATCTTATGAAACTTACAGGATTTTGTTTGATGTATGCAAATTCTGCCTTTAATCCGTTGGTATTCTTTGTCTTAGATCGCGATTTCCGAAAATTCTCGATATCGTGTTGTCACAAATGCCGAACACAACAATACTCCACCGTTGATAGCGCCAACGCAAAGAATGGGCAAACCATGATGCTTACAGGACTTACACCGATAGATGAAATCGGTTCTATGgtctaa